In Bombus terrestris chromosome 6, iyBomTerr1.2, whole genome shotgun sequence, a single window of DNA contains:
- the LOC100644292 gene encoding MOB kinase activator-like 2 isoform X3, which produces MGKARRKEKDAGTTEDPKLYLEEAALERQLPELDLRMLVDLPPGLDYNEWLASHTLALFDHINLVYGTISEFCTMTGCPDMTGPGLRTYLWFDEKGKKTRVAAPQYIDYVMTFTQRTVSDETIFPTKYANEFPSSFESIVRKILRLLYHVVAHIYHCHFREVALLGLHAHLNCVFAHLTLLNQRFNLIDPKETEILGDLEAALLGDSTSSSAPSSQTLAIQETPTTAT; this is translated from the exons AAAAGCCCGACGAAAGGAGAAGGATGCGGGAACTACAGAGGATCCGAAATTGTACCTCGAGGAGGCGGCCCTTGAAAGGCAGCTGCCAGAGCTGGACCTGAGGATGCTGGTCGATTTACCACCCGGTTTGGACTACAACGAATGGTTGGCCTCTCACACTCTCGCACTATTCGATCACATCAATCTCGTTTACGGAACGATATCCGAGTTCTGCACGATGACGGGCTGTCCCGATATGACCGGTCCTGGCTTAAG AACTTATCTGTGGTTTGAtgagaaagggaagaaaacgAGAGTGGCAGCGCCACAATATATAGATTATGTTATGACTTTTACACAACGCACCGTTAGTGACGAAACTATATTTCCTACGAAATATG CAAATGAATTTCCTAGCTCGTTCGAATCGATAGTGCGTAAGATCCTGCGGCTACTGTACCATGTGGTGGCACACATTTACCACTGCCACTTCAGAGAGGTAGCACTCTTGGGGTTGCACGCTCACCTCAATTGTGTATTTGCCCACCTCACGCTCCTTAATCAACGCTTCAACCTTATCGATCCCAAGGAAACGGAGATCTTAGGAGACTTAGAAGCTGCCCTCTTGG GTGACTCGACATCATCATCAGCGCCTTCATCACAGACCTTAGCCATCCAGGAGACTCCGACCACAGCCACCTAG